One Simonsiella muelleri ATCC 29453 DNA window includes the following coding sequences:
- a CDS encoding efflux RND transporter periplasmic adaptor subunit, translating to MKKLIKSLIIIAIIGGAAWFGYGKMKPKNEVSYITEPVQRGKISQTVSATGEISATNLVDVGAQVSGQIKRMHVKIGDEVKTGDLIAEIDNVTQVNEVNTKKAQLETYQAQLASAEVAVKIAQRKYDRYKGLLQQGAVSQEEFETIEDTLVTNRAKIKELQSSIRQTQIAINTAEKDLGYTRITAPSDGTVVALVVEQGQTINASQTSPTVVQIANLTSMTNKMQIAEGDATKVKAGQNLSFTILSEPDAPISATLDSIDPGLTTMSQGSYSKSTDTTSNAIYYYARAIVPNPERKLSIGMTTQNTIEIASAENVLTVPTVTIKSRDGKKFVRVLGADNKPIEKEVQTGLKDDMNTEIKSGLAEGDKVIMSEMGAAEKAEQNNQNMGPPRM from the coding sequence ATGAAAAAATTAATTAAATCATTAATTATTATTGCCATTATTGGCGGGGCAGCTTGGTTCGGTTATGGCAAAATGAAACCCAAAAACGAAGTTTCTTACATTACTGAACCCGTGCAACGCGGCAAAATCAGCCAAACCGTTTCCGCTACTGGCGAAATTTCCGCCACCAATTTAGTGGATGTCGGCGCGCAAGTTTCGGGACAAATTAAACGAATGCACGTCAAAATTGGCGATGAAGTCAAAACTGGTGATTTAATTGCCGAAATTGATAATGTTACGCAAGTGAATGAAGTTAATACAAAAAAAGCACAATTGGAAACGTATCAAGCACAATTGGCTTCCGCAGAAGTCGCCGTAAAAATCGCACAACGCAAATATGACCGCTACAAAGGCTTATTACAACAAGGTGCTGTTTCTCAAGAAGAATTTGAAACAATTGAAGACACGCTGGTAACCAACCGCGCCAAAATCAAAGAATTACAATCGTCTATTCGTCAAACGCAAATCGCTATTAATACCGCTGAAAAAGATTTAGGCTACACACGCATCACAGCACCGTCTGACGGTACAGTCGTGGCTCTGGTCGTGGAACAAGGACAAACCATTAATGCCAGCCAAACTTCACCAACAGTCGTACAAATCGCCAATTTAACCAGCATGACCAATAAAATGCAAATTGCAGAAGGCGATGCAACCAAAGTCAAGGCAGGACAAAATCTCAGCTTTACCATTTTATCCGAACCTGATGCGCCGATTAGCGCAACTTTGGACAGTATTGACCCCGGTTTAACCACCATGTCGCAAGGTTCGTACAGCAAATCCACCGACACTACGTCTAACGCAATTTACTATTATGCGCGTGCGATTGTACCCAATCCTGAACGCAAATTATCCATTGGTATGACCACGCAAAATACCATTGAAATCGCATCTGCTGAAAATGTCTTAACCGTGCCAACTGTAACAATTAAATCACGTGATGGTAAAAAATTCGTTCGCGTTTTAGGTGCAGACAATAAACCTATTGAAAAAGAAGTTCAAACTGGCTTAAAAGATGATATGAATACCGAAATCAAATCAGGTTTAGCAGAAGGCGATAAAGTCATTATGTCGGAAATGGGTGCAGCAGAAAAAGCCGAACAAAACAATCAAAATATGGGACCTCCACGTATGTAA